In Candidatus Defluviibacterium haderslevense, the following are encoded in one genomic region:
- a CDS encoding AHH domain-containing protein, with translation MKHLFFFLLIQLSSFFTYSQSVGSYEIDPTYKVNPTYKVKPTYKVKPTYESKGDYKVKPTYKVKQKSKPAPSYNIQPTYEYNPTYETQSDYKIDNPTYNVKLDNQTKVGYEINPTYETKGGYKVDPTYKVDPTYESKGDYKEKGDYQSKGDYESKGDYKEKGDYQSKGDYESKGDYKEKGDYQSKGDYESKGDYKEKGDYQSKGDYESKGDYKEKGDYQSKGDYESKGDYKEKGDYQSKGDYESKGDYKEKGDYQSKGDYESKGDYKEKGDYQSKGDYETKGDYKEKGDYNTKGDYDTEGGYDSKGSFEAKGGNNTQGSYETNGGYGTNGRNTINGGYSTIGENTLNGGIFTNGGNSTSGGYGTNGNSTVPFETDYGGIVNNTFRNGFKEAFSIKNIHFGLDAIGLVPVIGEFADGVNAIVYITEGDFKSAFLSGISIVPVVGDASGKGVKYLKKVDDVIDLSKKGEYTKDLAAKGGKNIIHHIASNKHLSKYTAQFEVIANKYGLELNGAWNKVDISDVDHYSKHPAQYHEFVLNGMKAADLEAAGNPTKFLKLFDKYVKQPLLQNPNILNKTGW, from the coding sequence ATGAAGCATTTATTTTTTTTCTTATTGATTCAATTAAGTTCATTTTTTACATACTCCCAAAGCGTAGGAAGCTATGAAATTGACCCTACATATAAAGTAAATCCTACCTATAAGGTTAAGCCTACTTATAAAGTAAAGCCAACTTATGAATCTAAAGGAGATTATAAAGTAAAACCAACTTATAAAGTAAAACAAAAAAGCAAACCAGCACCAAGTTATAACATTCAACCTACCTATGAGTATAATCCTACTTATGAAACCCAAAGTGATTACAAAATTGATAATCCAACATATAATGTTAAATTAGATAATCAAACAAAAGTTGGATATGAAATTAATCCAACTTACGAAACAAAAGGAGGTTACAAAGTTGACCCTACTTATAAAGTTGATCCAACCTACGAATCTAAAGGTGATTACAAGGAAAAGGGTGACTATCAATCCAAAGGTGATTACGAGTCCAAAGGTGATTACAAAGAAAAGGGTGACTATCAATCCAAAGGTGATTACGAGTCCAAAGGTGATTACAAAGAAAAGGGTGACTATCAATCCAAAGGTGATTACGAGTCCAAAGGTGATTACAAAGAAAAGGGTGACTATCAATCCAAAGGTGATTACGAGTCCAAAGGTGATTACAAAGAAAAGGGTGACTATCAATCCAAAGGTGATTACGAGTCTAAAGGTGATTACAAAGAAAAGGGTGACTATCAATCCAAAGGTGATTACGAGTCTAAAGGTGATTACAAAGAAAAGGGTGACTATCAATCCAAAGGTGATTACGAGTCCAAAGGTGATTACAAAGAAAAGGGTGACTATCAATCCAAAGGTGATTACGAGACTAAAGGTGATTACAAGGAAAAAGGAGACTATAATACTAAGGGAGATTACGACACTGAAGGTGGATATGATTCAAAGGGAAGCTTTGAAGCCAAGGGTGGAAATAATACTCAAGGAAGTTATGAAACTAATGGTGGATATGGTACCAATGGTCGCAACACAATTAATGGAGGATATTCAACTATTGGTGAAAATACTTTAAATGGAGGAATTTTCACCAATGGAGGTAATAGTACCAGTGGTGGTTATGGAACAAATGGGAATAGTACTGTTCCATTCGAAACTGATTATGGCGGTATTGTGAATAACACTTTTAGAAATGGTTTTAAAGAAGCATTTTCAATAAAGAATATTCACTTTGGTTTAGATGCTATAGGCCTTGTTCCTGTAATAGGTGAATTTGCCGACGGAGTAAACGCTATTGTTTATATTACTGAAGGAGATTTTAAAAGTGCTTTCTTATCCGGTATAAGCATTGTTCCTGTTGTTGGTGATGCATCTGGTAAAGGAGTAAAATATTTAAAAAAGGTTGATGACGTCATTGACTTATCTAAAAAAGGTGAGTATACTAAAGATCTTGCCGCAAAAGGTGGAAAAAATATTATACATCATATCGCTTCTAATAAGCATCTTTCTAAGTACACTGCTCAGTTCGAAGTAATTGCAAACAAATATGGTTTAGAGCTTAATGGGGCTTGGAATAAAGTGGATATTTCTGATGTTGATCATTATTCTAAGCATCCGGCACAATATCACGAGTTTGTTCTAAATGGAATGAAAGCTGCAGATTTAGAAGCTGCAGGAAATCCAACTAAATTTTTAAAGTTGTTTGATAAATATGTAAAACAACCACTTTTACAAAATCCTAATATACTTAATAAAACAGGTTGGTGA